A portion of the Edaphobacter lichenicola genome contains these proteins:
- a CDS encoding energy transducer TonB has product MITNLSKLFLAALIANGVLQIAAGAAPVTISQQQTPNVEPATNTTQSATDGKSAPNPDSSGIYHAGDGVIAPKLIYSVEPEFSEKARKKKIGGDCLVSLIVRADGTTTDVHVAKSIAETVPKKVREAALDLDQNAVKVVEQHRFNPATYRGTPVPYRLNVEVNYQIW; this is encoded by the coding sequence ATGATCACTAATCTGTCAAAGCTCTTTCTCGCCGCACTAATCGCCAATGGAGTGTTGCAAATCGCAGCAGGAGCGGCCCCTGTAACGATATCTCAACAACAAACGCCCAACGTTGAGCCGGCGACGAACACCACGCAATCAGCTACAGACGGCAAGTCTGCTCCAAATCCAGACTCTTCCGGCATCTATCACGCCGGAGACGGAGTGATTGCTCCGAAGCTCATCTACTCCGTCGAGCCAGAATTCTCCGAGAAGGCGAGAAAGAAAAAGATTGGAGGCGACTGTCTGGTCTCTCTGATCGTGCGTGCGGACGGCACCACAACTGATGTGCACGTTGCGAAATCAATCGCTGAAACGGTGCCGAAGAAAGTAAGAGAGGCAGCCCTCGACCTTGACCAAAATGCTGTCAAAGTCGTCGAGCAGCATCGGTTTAACCCCGCAACCTACCGAGGCACTCCAGTTCCGTATCGGTTGAACGTGGAAGTGAACTACCAGATCTGGTAG
- a CDS encoding SDR family NAD(P)-dependent oxidoreductase, translating to MTNKSVSAIYPSLEDRLVVVTGGASGIGASVVEAFAMQKAQVVFLDVQDGAAEELKERLGAMGAKVPVYYRCDLTDIEWLQRAVASVIERFPAIHVLVNNAGNDARHSVDEVTSTYWDQAMAMNLKHQFFMTQALIPSIRRAGGGSIINMGSISWAIPSTDVPVYATAKAAIVGMTRTFAHILGRDNIRVNCVMPGSISTERQKRLWLTEEYKAEVLSRQALKRLILPDEVARLILFLASEDSSAITNQSYVIDGGWI from the coding sequence ATGACGAATAAAAGTGTGTCGGCGATTTATCCGAGCCTCGAGGATCGATTGGTTGTGGTGACGGGCGGTGCGAGCGGTATTGGAGCGTCGGTCGTTGAAGCGTTTGCGATGCAAAAGGCACAGGTTGTATTTCTTGATGTTCAGGATGGTGCTGCGGAGGAGCTCAAGGAGCGGCTTGGTGCAATGGGAGCGAAGGTGCCGGTCTACTATCGTTGCGATCTGACCGATATCGAGTGGCTACAGCGGGCGGTGGCCTCCGTTATCGAGAGATTTCCGGCCATCCATGTGCTCGTTAACAACGCAGGGAATGATGCGCGGCACTCTGTTGATGAGGTGACTTCGACGTATTGGGATCAGGCGATGGCCATGAATTTGAAACACCAGTTTTTTATGACGCAGGCACTGATCCCATCGATACGTCGCGCTGGTGGTGGCTCGATCATCAATATGGGCTCGATCAGCTGGGCGATACCGTCTACGGATGTGCCAGTGTATGCGACGGCGAAGGCCGCGATTGTGGGGATGACGCGCACGTTTGCACATATCTTGGGTCGAGACAATATTCGCGTGAACTGTGTGATGCCGGGTTCGATTTCGACTGAGAGACAGAAGCGGCTGTGGCTCACGGAAGAGTACAAAGCTGAGGTGCTCTCTCGACAGGCGCTGAAGCGGCTGATTCTTCCGGATGAGGTGGCGCGGTTAATCCTGTTTCTCGCGTCGGAGGACAGCTCGGCGATTACAAATCAGAGTTATGTGATCGATGGGGGATGGATTTAG
- a CDS encoding RecQ family ATP-dependent DNA helicase: MNLETLLHQTFGFAQFRANQEAVCRAATDGRDVLLVMPTGAGKSLCYQLPAIARGGTALVISPLIALMDDQATKLTAAGLRVARIHSGLSRDEARQACRDYLDGTLQFLFIAPERMRVPNFPEMLARRKPSLIAIDEAHCISAWGHDFRPDYRTLGDFLPALRPAPVIALTATATPTVQRDIITQLKLTKPDLFIHGFRRHNLAIEVVELSKPRRNEFTANLLKEKSNRPAIVYAPSRKAAEDLASTLGGSAAAYHAGLDPATRERVQRRFLSGNLEVVVATIAFGMGIDKADVRTVVHTALPGSVEQYYQEIGRAGRDGQPSRTVLLHSFADRKMHDFFLERDYPAITELTRVEAVLTEDYQMPDLLRQRLKMDAETFDKAVEKLIAQGAANIDMAGNVRAAEDAPRQTAWRKGYDEQINFRRSQIDRMVQFAESAQCRMAALIQHFGDIADGLRPCGHCDFCAPQSATAQTFRQPTSEEERQLRAILRALDGQTRTTGKLHTELSTGALRGTPATDRKVFDTLLGALTRAGLITLNQDQWTNPEGNVITFKKASLTHEGRTLSGPLPPDLLLKDASTTTSPSRKKSGISTTTKPSKASLKAERDQTTATYNPAQKTLEANLRNWRKNEAAKTGKPAFIVFSDSVLHNLVVAAPKTISQLLTVSGIGQEKADRYGADIIALCRQIQPSSLTKEQPLAPTMQPNLTNPPTRKLSAVQQTKQNFKLVAENLKPLSMSSAAGRKRSSDYDQSAYRRLDFEDDLRVFAKAQSQTLNQPAAKLLSEAAIAEILRFRPRTLTELERLENLRADLPASFFRSLLAACVAEYNPESTPIKQPNRAQNAVDSVFTREPAKTYVRERTAPEHTDSLTPEQQALDERLRNWRKAESERLGLPLFFVLASTTIRNIVLARPQTLTQLKAVHGLGLEKVEKFGPGIIEVCTT; this comes from the coding sequence ATGAACCTCGAAACCCTCCTCCACCAGACCTTCGGCTTCGCCCAGTTCCGCGCCAACCAGGAGGCAGTCTGCCGCGCCGCCACCGATGGCCGTGACGTCCTGCTCGTCATGCCCACAGGAGCGGGAAAGTCCCTCTGTTACCAGCTTCCCGCCATCGCCCGGGGCGGCACCGCACTCGTCATCAGCCCTCTCATCGCCCTCATGGACGACCAGGCCACCAAGCTCACTGCCGCCGGCCTCCGCGTCGCCCGCATCCACTCCGGCCTCTCCCGCGATGAAGCCCGCCAGGCCTGCCGCGACTACCTCGACGGTACCCTCCAGTTTCTCTTCATCGCGCCCGAGCGCATGCGAGTCCCCAACTTCCCCGAGATGCTCGCTCGACGCAAGCCGTCCCTCATCGCCATCGACGAGGCCCACTGCATCTCCGCCTGGGGCCATGACTTTCGCCCCGATTACCGCACCCTCGGCGACTTCCTCCCCGCCCTGCGCCCCGCGCCCGTCATCGCTCTCACAGCCACCGCGACACCCACCGTCCAGCGCGACATCATCACGCAACTTAAGCTCACCAAACCCGACCTCTTCATCCACGGCTTCCGCCGCCACAACCTCGCCATCGAGGTTGTCGAGCTCTCCAAGCCCCGCCGCAATGAGTTCACCGCAAACCTCCTCAAAGAAAAATCCAATCGTCCCGCCATCGTCTACGCGCCGTCCCGCAAAGCCGCTGAAGATTTGGCCTCGACGTTAGGAGGAAGCGCAGCCGCCTATCACGCAGGCCTCGACCCCGCCACACGCGAGCGCGTCCAGCGCCGCTTCCTCAGTGGAAACCTCGAAGTAGTCGTAGCAACCATCGCCTTCGGTATGGGCATCGACAAAGCCGACGTCCGCACCGTCGTCCATACTGCCCTTCCCGGCTCCGTCGAGCAGTACTACCAGGAGATCGGTCGCGCAGGCCGTGACGGGCAACCTTCACGCACCGTCCTCCTCCACTCCTTCGCCGACCGCAAAATGCACGACTTCTTCCTCGAGCGCGACTACCCCGCCATCACCGAACTCACACGAGTCGAGGCCGTCCTCACCGAGGACTACCAGATGCCCGACCTCCTCCGCCAACGCCTCAAGATGGACGCCGAGACCTTCGACAAGGCCGTCGAAAAACTCATCGCCCAGGGCGCAGCCAACATCGACATGGCCGGAAACGTCCGCGCCGCTGAAGACGCTCCCCGCCAGACCGCATGGCGCAAGGGCTACGACGAGCAGATCAACTTTCGCCGCTCTCAAATAGACAGGATGGTACAGTTCGCCGAATCCGCGCAGTGCCGCATGGCGGCCCTAATCCAACACTTCGGCGACATCGCCGACGGCCTTCGCCCCTGCGGCCACTGCGACTTCTGCGCCCCACAAAGTGCCACCGCGCAAACCTTCCGCCAACCCACCTCAGAAGAGGAACGCCAACTCCGCGCCATCCTCCGTGCACTCGACGGACAAACCCGCACCACCGGCAAACTCCACACCGAGCTCTCCACCGGCGCCCTCCGCGGCACTCCAGCCACCGACCGCAAAGTCTTCGACACCCTCCTCGGCGCACTAACCCGCGCGGGGTTGATCACGCTAAATCAAGATCAGTGGACCAACCCCGAAGGCAACGTCATCACCTTCAAAAAAGCCTCTCTCACCCACGAAGGCCGCACTCTTTCCGGTCCGCTCCCACCAGACCTTCTCCTCAAAGACGCCAGCACCACCACCTCCCCATCCCGCAAAAAATCCGGAATAAGCACCACTACCAAACCCTCCAAAGCCTCCCTCAAAGCCGAGCGCGATCAAACCACCGCCACTTACAACCCCGCACAAAAAACTCTCGAAGCCAATCTTCGCAACTGGCGCAAAAACGAAGCCGCCAAAACCGGTAAGCCCGCATTCATCGTCTTCTCGGATAGCGTCCTCCACAATCTGGTCGTTGCCGCCCCAAAGACCATCTCCCAACTCCTCACCGTCTCCGGCATAGGCCAGGAAAAAGCCGACCGCTACGGCGCAGACATCATCGCCCTCTGCCGTCAAATACAACCTTCCTCTCTCACTAAAGAACAACCGCTCGCTCCAACGATGCAGCCAAATCTCACTAATCCTCCAACTCGGAAGCTAAGTGCGGTGCAACAAACAAAGCAGAACTTTAAACTTGTCGCCGAAAATCTCAAACCTCTCTCCATGTCTTCCGCGGCAGGCCGTAAGCGCTCCAGTGATTACGACCAATCAGCATATCGCCGTCTTGATTTTGAAGACGATCTTCGCGTCTTCGCGAAGGCACAATCTCAAACGCTCAATCAACCTGCAGCCAAACTTCTTTCCGAGGCAGCAATCGCAGAGATCCTACGCTTCCGTCCACGCACGCTCACTGAATTGGAACGGCTTGAAAATCTTCGGGCGGATCTGCCTGCTTCGTTCTTCCGATCGCTTCTCGCAGCCTGCGTCGCCGAATACAATCCTGAGTCGACTCCGATCAAGCAACCGAACCGCGCCCAAAATGCCGTCGATAGCGTCTTCACCCGTGAACCCGCAAAGACTTATGTTCGTGAACGCACCGCGCCCGAACACACCGACTCCCTCACCCCCGAGCAGCAAGCCCTCGACGAGCGCCTCCGGAACTGGCGCAAAGCCGAGTCCGAGCGTCTCGGCCTTCCACTCTTCTTCGTACTCGCCTCCACCACGATCCGCAACATAGTCCTCGCCCGCCCGCAGACCCTCACTCAACTCAAAGCCGTCCACGGCCTCGGCCTCGAAAAAGTAGAAAAATTCGGCCCCGGAATCATCGAAGTCTGCACCACCTGA
- a CDS encoding VOC family protein codes for MSDVTVTKRISPMLAIIDMEETLSFYEKVLGFKPIMKSSAYSIVERDAQTIHFQKTASEEVMNCVRGHTEIYIEVSNIHLLWEHVKTFKNRYKIRDLFDREYGMTEFHISDPNDCLVFIGEPITK; via the coding sequence ATGTCCGACGTAACTGTGACTAAGAGAATCAGCCCGATGCTTGCAATAATCGACATGGAAGAAACCCTCTCCTTCTATGAAAAAGTTCTCGGCTTCAAACCAATCATGAAGTCGTCGGCATACTCCATAGTGGAACGAGACGCCCAAACCATCCACTTCCAAAAAACCGCCTCCGAAGAGGTCATGAACTGCGTCCGCGGCCACACCGAGATCTACATCGAGGTCTCAAACATCCACTTGCTTTGGGAGCACGTAAAGACCTTCAAGAATCGCTACAAAATCAGAGACCTCTTCGACCGCGAGTACGGCATGACCGAATTCCACATCTCCGACCCCAACGACTGCTTGGTATTTATCGGAGAACCGATCACCAAATAA
- a CDS encoding YciI family protein, with the protein MPKYMLLLHDDRKAWEKLGPEQMQTAVGKYLAWRNKPFVVDGQRLDEQTGRLIQKKNGSVSVTNGPFMEAKEVLGGYYTIEAASFEDAVKLSNDHPHIDFGTIEIREVVVRPTQ; encoded by the coding sequence ATGCCAAAGTACATGCTGTTGTTACACGATGATCGCAAGGCTTGGGAGAAGCTTGGTCCGGAGCAGATGCAGACGGCGGTTGGGAAGTATCTGGCGTGGAGAAATAAACCGTTTGTCGTGGATGGGCAGCGCCTGGATGAGCAGACGGGGCGACTGATCCAGAAGAAGAACGGTAGTGTGAGTGTCACGAATGGGCCGTTCATGGAGGCGAAAGAGGTGTTGGGAGGCTATTACACGATTGAAGCTGCGAGCTTCGAGGACGCGGTGAAGCTGTCGAACGATCATCCTCATATTGATTTTGGAACGATTGAGATTCGAGAGGTTGTTGTTCGACCTACACAGTGA
- a CDS encoding rhodanese-like domain-containing protein: MYLIAICVVGFLVLVFSLFRIRQLRRRRVLEAHSIDPDTLHDLISKNQDILVFDVRQPLDLLAHSEIIPGSKRIAPKEVLEEASLIPKEKDSVVYCTCVSESTSRMILEKALALQFTRIKFLKGGLAAWKEKGYPVERYTTPFHLDTAS, from the coding sequence ATGTATCTGATTGCTATTTGTGTAGTTGGATTTCTCGTGTTGGTCTTTAGCCTCTTCAGGATCAGGCAGTTGCGGCGGAGACGGGTGCTGGAAGCGCATAGCATCGACCCCGATACTCTGCACGATTTGATCTCGAAGAATCAGGATATTTTGGTGTTCGATGTCCGTCAGCCGCTTGATTTGTTGGCACATTCGGAGATCATTCCTGGGTCGAAGAGGATTGCGCCGAAGGAGGTGCTGGAAGAGGCGTCGTTGATCCCCAAAGAAAAGGATTCAGTGGTCTACTGCACCTGCGTCAGTGAGAGTACGAGCCGGATGATCCTTGAGAAGGCGTTGGCCCTGCAGTTTACGCGGATCAAGTTCCTCAAAGGCGGCCTGGCGGCCTGGAAGGAAAAGGGGTATCCAGTGGAACGATATACGACACCGTTCCACCTCGACACGGCCTCCTAA
- a CDS encoding glycosyltransferase — MVAELTIVIPAKNEVAMLPRLLESLCRQDYAGLVQTRVLVADAGSTDGTVEAALAFRGRLAVEVVAGGLPSVGRNAGARLATTKYVLFLDADVELPEPTLLRRALWRMERRGLHLATTNIACREGSFFDDVLYAGNNLMQRVGSFTKPFATGMFMLFDREVFWELGGFNERALFAEDYLLSKGVARQRFRIVRGRVLTTNRRFQKLGHWRMVWMFFKTMVHTWDEEYFLEDQGYWGEAG; from the coding sequence ATGGTTGCTGAACTGACGATCGTGATTCCTGCCAAGAACGAAGTGGCGATGCTGCCGAGGTTGCTGGAGTCGCTTTGTCGACAGGACTATGCAGGGTTGGTGCAGACGCGGGTGCTGGTGGCGGATGCTGGTTCGACCGATGGAACGGTGGAGGCGGCGTTGGCGTTTCGGGGTAGGTTAGCGGTTGAGGTGGTGGCGGGCGGGCTGCCATCGGTCGGTCGGAATGCGGGTGCGAGGTTGGCGACGACGAAGTATGTGCTGTTTCTAGATGCGGATGTGGAGTTGCCTGAGCCTACTCTGCTGCGAAGGGCGTTGTGGCGAATGGAGCGGCGGGGGCTGCACCTGGCAACTACGAATATTGCTTGTCGGGAGGGTAGTTTTTTTGACGATGTGTTGTATGCGGGGAACAACTTGATGCAGAGGGTGGGGTCGTTTACGAAGCCGTTCGCTACGGGGATGTTTATGTTGTTTGACCGTGAGGTTTTTTGGGAGTTGGGTGGGTTCAATGAACGGGCGCTGTTTGCGGAGGATTATCTGCTGTCAAAGGGAGTGGCGCGGCAAAGGTTTCGGATTGTGCGGGGGCGGGTGTTGACGACGAACCGGCGCTTCCAGAAACTTGGGCATTGGCGGATGGTTTGGATGTTCTTCAAGACAATGGTGCATACCTGGGATGAAGAATATTTTCTCGAGGATCAGGGGTATTGGGGTGAGGCTGGGTAA
- the pdxS gene encoding pyridoxal 5'-phosphate synthase lyase subunit PdxS: protein MSDHTLNGNGSFGTPSLRLKLGLAEMLKGGVIMDVMNVEQARIAEEAGAISVMALERVPAMIRAEGGVARMASPKLIKQIIGAVSIPVMAKARIGHFAEAQVLQHLGVDFIDESEVLTPADETYHIDKHAFTTPFVCGARNLGEALRRIAEGAAMIRTKGEPGTGDVVHAVQHMRQIVREIKALTVLGDEELYNAAKVHGAPYELVRMVAKAGKLPVPNFSAGGIATPADAALMMQLGAETVFVGSGIFMKERATPLDVENDPKEREEAVSRARAIVIATAHFNDPKIVAEASEAVIGSMKGLAAAAIEEQDLMQTRGW, encoded by the coding sequence ATGTCAGATCACACCCTCAACGGCAACGGCAGCTTCGGCACCCCATCCCTCCGCCTCAAACTCGGCCTCGCCGAGATGCTCAAAGGCGGCGTCATCATGGACGTCATGAACGTCGAGCAGGCCCGCATCGCCGAAGAAGCCGGAGCCATCTCCGTCATGGCCCTCGAGCGCGTCCCCGCTATGATCCGTGCCGAAGGCGGCGTCGCCCGCATGGCAAGCCCCAAGCTCATCAAGCAGATCATCGGCGCCGTCTCCATCCCCGTCATGGCCAAAGCCCGCATCGGCCACTTCGCCGAAGCCCAGGTCCTCCAGCACCTCGGCGTCGACTTCATCGACGAATCCGAAGTCCTCACCCCTGCCGATGAGACCTACCACATCGACAAGCACGCCTTCACCACGCCCTTCGTCTGCGGCGCGCGCAACCTCGGCGAAGCCCTCCGCCGCATCGCCGAAGGCGCAGCCATGATCCGCACGAAAGGCGAGCCCGGCACCGGCGACGTCGTCCACGCCGTCCAGCACATGCGCCAGATCGTCCGTGAGATCAAAGCCCTCACCGTCCTCGGCGATGAAGAGCTCTACAACGCCGCCAAGGTCCATGGCGCCCCGTACGAACTCGTCCGCATGGTAGCCAAAGCAGGCAAGCTCCCCGTCCCCAACTTCAGCGCAGGCGGCATCGCTACCCCAGCTGACGCGGCCCTGATGATGCAGCTAGGCGCTGAGACTGTCTTCGTGGGCTCCGGCATCTTCATGAAAGAGCGCGCCACCCCGCTCGACGTCGAAAACGATCCGAAGGAGCGCGAAGAGGCCGTCAGCCGCGCCCGCGCCATCGTCATCGCGACAGCTCACTTCAACGACCCCAAGATCGTCGCCGAAGCCAGCGAAGCCGTCATCGGCTCGATGAAGGGACTCGCCGCAGCAGCCATCGAAGAGCAAGACCTCATGCAGACCCGCGGCTGGTAA
- a CDS encoding PaaI family thioesterase, whose amino-acid sequence MTESNIDPKRNSETSDTTRHTPASMDGNPTIDERANHCFGCGPANPQGLHLAFTTETSNPEAITATCHFQLDRMHEGPPGHIHGGIVAALLDEAMSKLNRPLNVLAMTRHMEVDYLRPVPLYAPLVLVSRHLSRPAQPDGKPGRKLFHQAEIQRPDGTVLARSKGLFIAIDEKLLTMSRLMTPQP is encoded by the coding sequence ATGACTGAATCCAACATCGACCCCAAACGCAACTCCGAAACCTCCGACACCACCCGCCACACCCCCGCCTCCATGGACGGTAACCCCACCATCGACGAGCGCGCCAATCATTGTTTCGGCTGCGGCCCCGCCAACCCCCAGGGCCTCCACCTCGCCTTCACCACCGAAACCTCAAACCCCGAAGCCATCACCGCCACCTGCCACTTCCAGCTCGACCGAATGCATGAAGGGCCCCCGGGCCACATCCACGGCGGCATCGTCGCCGCGCTCCTCGACGAGGCCATGAGCAAGCTCAATCGCCCACTCAACGTCCTTGCCATGACCCGCCACATGGAGGTCGACTACCTCCGCCCTGTCCCACTCTACGCACCGCTAGTCCTGGTCAGCCGCCATCTTAGTCGACCAGCCCAGCCCGACGGCAAGCCCGGCCGCAAACTCTTCCACCAGGCCGAAATTCAGCGCCCCGACGGCACCGTCCTCGCCCGCAGCAAAGGCCTCTTCATCGCCATCGATGAAAAACTCCTGACCATGTCGCGCCTCATGACCCCGCAACCCTGA
- a CDS encoding RNA polymerase sigma factor has product MFDLHSEGFPMEQVSSPALLEHLFRRQAGRIVSNLAGLLGSQHLQLVEDAVQEAMLRAAQRWPFQGVPENPEGWLFRVAHNYAITALRRVSSFGDKTDALVAALESNTRRVDDVDVEESFRDDELRMIFMCCHPELSQDVRVALSLKLVGGFSVGEIARVFLVEEGTISQRLVRAKRVVRERSLPLRMPERAQVRQRLDSVLDVIYLMFSGGYAAHAGEELIRREVCLEALRLGRLVCGSSMAAPRVDALVALMALQAARLRARTDAAGDLVLLEEQDRSLWDDELIAQGFYHFERSTAGEEISVWHVQAAIAATYAAAEGWETIDWRTILEHYDHLMQMTASPVVALNRAVVVIKVHGAAAALEALTSVEEHPAVRGYHLLPAVRGRVLAELGQLAEAERAFSAALECDCTEPEKRFLRKQIESVRLQAPIASGTSA; this is encoded by the coding sequence TTGTTCGACCTACACAGTGAGGGATTTCCGATGGAGCAGGTGAGCAGTCCGGCGTTGTTGGAGCATCTGTTTCGCAGACAGGCTGGCAGGATTGTCTCCAATTTGGCCGGGCTGCTTGGCTCTCAGCATCTGCAACTCGTCGAAGACGCGGTGCAGGAGGCGATGTTGCGGGCTGCACAGCGGTGGCCGTTTCAAGGGGTTCCGGAAAATCCTGAGGGGTGGCTGTTTCGTGTGGCGCATAACTACGCGATCACTGCGCTGCGTCGTGTGAGCAGTTTTGGAGACAAGACTGATGCATTGGTTGCAGCGCTTGAAAGCAATACTCGACGAGTGGACGACGTCGATGTTGAAGAGAGTTTTCGCGACGATGAGTTGCGCATGATCTTTATGTGCTGTCATCCGGAGCTGTCGCAGGATGTGCGCGTTGCTTTGAGTTTGAAGCTGGTTGGGGGCTTCAGTGTGGGGGAGATTGCACGGGTATTTCTTGTCGAAGAGGGAACGATTTCGCAGAGGCTGGTGCGAGCCAAGCGGGTGGTGCGCGAACGAAGTTTGCCTTTGCGTATGCCGGAGCGGGCACAGGTGCGGCAGCGGCTCGATTCTGTGCTGGATGTGATCTATCTGATGTTCAGCGGGGGATATGCAGCGCATGCCGGGGAGGAGTTGATTCGGCGAGAGGTGTGCCTTGAAGCGTTGCGATTGGGGCGATTGGTGTGTGGCTCGTCGATGGCTGCGCCACGCGTGGACGCCCTGGTGGCGCTGATGGCTTTGCAAGCTGCACGGCTGCGGGCACGTACCGATGCGGCTGGGGATCTGGTTCTACTGGAGGAGCAGGATCGGAGTCTCTGGGATGACGAGTTGATTGCTCAGGGGTTTTATCACTTCGAACGGTCGACCGCGGGAGAAGAGATCTCCGTGTGGCATGTTCAGGCTGCGATTGCGGCGACTTATGCGGCAGCTGAAGGTTGGGAGACGATCGACTGGAGGACGATTCTTGAGCACTATGACCACCTAATGCAGATGACCGCGTCGCCGGTGGTGGCGCTGAATCGCGCGGTGGTGGTGATCAAAGTTCATGGCGCGGCGGCGGCTTTGGAGGCGCTGACTTCTGTGGAGGAACACCCAGCCGTTCGTGGGTATCATCTGCTTCCTGCGGTGCGTGGCCGCGTACTTGCGGAGCTTGGGCAGCTTGCTGAGGCCGAAAGGGCATTTTCTGCGGCGCTGGAGTGTGATTGCACGGAGCCGGAGAAGCGATTTCTGCGAAAACAGATTGAGTCAGTGCGGCTGCAAGCTCCAATTGCCAGTGGCACTTCGGCATGA
- a CDS encoding lipid-binding SYLF domain-containing protein gives MRKFIQTLCTTAALSVSMTVAASAATDIAKLDDRIEAAHQVLHELMGTPDKGIPDDIAAKATCVAVVPSFKKGAFIVGAQYGQGVVTCRTGHGWSAPAFIQLTGASFGLQAGGQATDLVLVGTTRDAFQRLLHDKVKLGGDASVAAGPVGRSTSANTTEVANAAFLTYSRNKGIFAGVDLTGDVVHQNTDDTTAYYGSDVSYEKILSGGVHVKPSSAHFVRTVNQLFHASGAH, from the coding sequence ATGCGAAAGTTCATTCAGACACTCTGCACCACTGCGGCCTTATCCGTATCCATGACGGTCGCCGCTTCCGCCGCCACCGACATAGCAAAACTTGATGACCGCATCGAAGCCGCCCATCAGGTACTTCATGAACTGATGGGTACCCCGGACAAAGGCATCCCCGATGATATTGCCGCGAAAGCCACCTGCGTCGCTGTCGTTCCCAGCTTCAAAAAGGGAGCCTTCATCGTCGGCGCACAGTACGGTCAGGGCGTCGTAACCTGCCGCACCGGCCACGGATGGAGCGCACCCGCCTTCATCCAGCTCACCGGCGCCAGCTTCGGCCTCCAGGCCGGCGGCCAGGCCACCGACCTCGTCCTCGTCGGCACCACCCGCGACGCATTCCAGCGCCTCCTTCACGACAAAGTCAAGCTGGGCGGCGACGCCTCCGTAGCAGCCGGTCCCGTCGGACGCAGCACCTCAGCCAACACCACCGAAGTCGCCAACGCAGCCTTCCTCACCTACTCTCGCAACAAAGGCATCTTTGCTGGAGTTGACCTAACCGGCGACGTAGTCCACCAAAACACTGACGACACAACGGCCTACTACGGCTCCGATGTCTCCTACGAAAAGATCCTCAGCGGAGGCGTTCACGTGAAGCCCTCATCGGCCCACTTCGTCCGCACCGTCAATCAGCTCTTCCACGCCAGCGGCGCGCACTAA
- a CDS encoding DUF1761 domain-containing protein: MKNIKLNWLAILVAAIVSFLFEAIWFTVFMKQWLDGIGRTMEWLQGATTTTISPGVQYATALLCSIIAATILSIAIQATGEQTVRRGVICAILIWIGFIATSWAKEYIFEVRTLEIFAINTGYFLIDLMLIGAIVGGWKKKSATLAARALNVD; this comes from the coding sequence ATGAAAAACATAAAACTCAACTGGCTTGCAATCCTCGTCGCGGCAATCGTCTCATTTCTCTTTGAGGCGATCTGGTTCACCGTGTTCATGAAACAATGGCTGGACGGTATCGGCCGCACAATGGAGTGGCTGCAAGGTGCCACCACCACAACCATCTCGCCCGGTGTTCAATACGCAACCGCTCTTCTCTGCTCTATCATCGCCGCAACCATCCTCAGCATCGCCATTCAAGCCACTGGCGAACAGACTGTCCGCCGCGGCGTCATCTGCGCAATCCTTATCTGGATAGGTTTCATAGCCACCAGTTGGGCCAAGGAGTACATCTTCGAGGTCCGAACCCTCGAGATCTTCGCCATCAACACCGGCTACTTCCTCATCGATCTCATGCTCATCGGCGCAATCGTCGGCGGCTGGAAGAAGAAGTCAGCGACGTTAGCGGCTCGTGCACTCAACGTCGATTAG